In Sandaracinaceae bacterium, the genomic window GTCCGCCAGCATGGCCTGCACCTCGTCGGGTGGCTGCCCTTGGTCCTCGGCCAGGTTGGCGAGGTCCAGCAGCGAGCCCGCCGCTGCGCCCTTGTCGAGCTTGCGCTCCGCTTCGTACAGGCGGCTCAGGTGCTTGAGGTTGCGGCGCCGCTCGAACGCGTTGACCAGCTCGAGCAGCGCGGGCCCGAAGGACGGAAGCTCGGAGTACGCGCGCAGGTGTGCCTTGAGCGCGTCGGTGTCGCGTCCGCCCACGTTGGCCAGCGCGAGACCCAGTTCGTGCAGCAGCGCGGCCGTCTTCGCGGGAGGGGTGGAGTCGTTGACGCCCTCGAGCTCGGTCTCGAGCCACTCCACGCGCCACGGGGGGCTGAACACGTCGGCGTCAGCCAGGTTGGGGATGCGTGACGTGGGCGGCGGCGCCGGCACCTTGGCGGGAGGCAGACCGGTGCGACGCGCGCCCTCGGGCGCGGGGGCACCAGCGGATGCTGCGGGGCCAGCGCCCGCTGGGAAGGGGCGAGGAGGCGGCGCGGGGCGAGGCGCACCCGGCGGACCCGGAGGCGCCGGCGGACGCGGCACCGCGCCGGCACCCTCCGGGCGCGGCCGGGGCGGCGGCGGCGGCGGCGGCGGCACCCGCGGGACGGCGCCAGGCGCGCGCGGCACGGGCGGGCTCGGCGGAGCAGGAGGAGGTTTGGGCGACGGCGGTGGCGGTGGAGCGTCAGTCATCGATAGAAAGGCAGTGGCCACGGAGGCCCCCCGCCGTATGTGCGAGTGCACGCCGGTCCTGTGCCGACCGTTGCGGGGGGAACTGTACCACTTCAGCAAATGGGGGTGGCCGATTCTTGGGCCTCCGCGTCGAGCGCGGCGGTCACGGCGTGGGCGCGGATTCGGGCTGCTGCTCGGGGTGCGGCTCGGGCTGAGTCGGAGGCTGCGCGGCAGGCCTCCCCTCCGAGCCCAGACGCCCCCCCTCGGGCTCGCCGCGGCAGCCAATCTGGCCCGCCGTGTTCACCCAGCACGTGTGCCGGTAACCCACCGCGACGCGTGCGCTGCCCTCGCCCTCGCGCACGCGGCGCGGCACCCCCACGAGTGGACCGCCGGGGCCGATTTGCTGGCGGCGATTCACCCCCACGCACATCAGCCGCGCGTCGGGCACCAGCGCACACGAGTGGCCCTCGCCCAGCACCAGCGACGTGTTCGCGGGCAGCCCACGCAGCCGATCGAGGCGCAGCTGGGAGTGTTCGTTCCGGCCCCAGCACATCACGCGCCCCGAACGACGCAGCGCGCAGGTGTGGTCCATCCCGGCCCCGAGCCCGATGGCGTCGTCGAGCCGAGCGATGGCCTCGGGCGTGGCGCGGTGGCCGCCGGTCACCCGCACGCGCGCCCCCAGCTGCCCGAAGAGGTGCATGCCCCAGCAGCTCACCCAGCCGCTCTCGCCGCGCGCGCAGGTGTGCATCCGGCCCGCGGCCACCTCCACGGCGTCCTCGGGCAAGGGCACGCGCACAGGTGTGGGGCGCGGCGTGAAGCTCCCGTCGCCCAGCTGCCCGTGGTCGTTGCGGCCCCAGCAGTACACCGCGCCGCCGGCCACCGCCGCGCAGGTGTGGCCGTCTCCGCCCGAGATGGAGCGAACGGTTCCTTCCAGCGGGACCCGCTCGGGTGCGGGGCGATCGTCGCGGCCGCCGTCGCCCAGCTGGCCATAGCCGCCATGGCCCCAGCAGAGCGCTTCACCGGAGTCGCGGATGGCGCAGGTGTGGTGCGTGCCCGCGCCCAGCGCCACCACGCGGGTCAGCCCCGGCACCTCTCGGCGCGTCTCGCGGAACACCCCGCGCCCATGCGTGAGGCTCGGGTCACCCAACTGGTGAAACGCGTTGCTGCCCCAGCAGCGGACGCGCCCGGCGTGCGCAGCGCACGTGTGCTCGGCACCTGCGGCGATGTCCACGGGCCCCACGAAGGGCGGCTCTGGCGGAGGGGCCACCACCAGCGTTGCTTCCGGAGCTCCCGCGTCGCGTGGCGCTTCCGGTTCGGCGGGGCTCGTAGCCGCTCGCTCATGGCCCGCCGCGCGCTCCGTCGCGAGTGGCATGTCACCGCTGCCCGCCCCGCTGGCGTCGGCGCAGCCCAGCGCGAAGAGAGCCAGCGCTCCCACACCGAACACGCCCATCAGCCCGAATTTCCGGTCGCCCATCGTCATCGCTCGGTACCTTGTCGCCACCATGAACCATCCTGACGCACGACGCTCCGCGCCTGCGACCGAGCGCAACCGTGAGCCCATCTTTGCCGCGTTGTCGAGCCGGCTGCCCGTCAGTGGCGGCCTGCTGCTCGAGGTGGCTAGCGGAACCGGCGAACATGCCTGTCACCTGGCCCCTCGCCTTCCGGGTTGGACCTGGCAGCCCACCGACGTGGACGACCATGCCCTCACCAGCATCGCGGCGTGGCGCGCCCACCTGGGCGTCGAGGCATGTGTCCTGCCGCCGCTGCGTCTCGACACGTGCGAGTTTCCCTGGCCGGTCGAGCGCGCGGACGCGGTGCTCTGCACCAACATGATCCACATCAGCCCGTTCGCGGCGACGGAGGGCTTGATGCGCGGCGCGAAGGCCCTGCTCCCGGTGGGTGGGCGCCTCTTCACCTACGGCCCCTACAAGCTGGACGGTCAGCACACCGCCCCCAGCAACGAGGCCTTCGATCAGAGCCTGCGCGACCGAGATCCCTCGTGGGGCGTGCGCGACGTGGCCGAGGTCACCACCGCCGCGCTGCGCGAGGGCCTGCGCTTCGTGGAGCGCATCACCATGCCTGCCAACAATCTGGTCCTGGTCTTCGCTCGGGAGGCATAGCGCGAGCCCAGCACCTTGGTCGTTGCGTGACCTTCGAGCGGCTGGCATCGTCGCGCCCTCATGGCCCGCGTGCTCTTGGTGGTCCCCTGCTTCAATGAAGCCACGCGGTTGCGCGGGGACGACTTCCTGCGGGCGTCGCTGCCCGGACACCAGCTGGCCTTT contains:
- a CDS encoding DUF938 domain-containing protein produces the protein MNHPDARRSAPATERNREPIFAALSSRLPVSGGLLLEVASGTGEHACHLAPRLPGWTWQPTDVDDHALTSIAAWRAHLGVEACVLPPLRLDTCEFPWPVERADAVLCTNMIHISPFAATEGLMRGAKALLPVGGRLFTYGPYKLDGQHTAPSNEAFDQSLRDRDPSWGVRDVAEVTTAALREGLRFVERITMPANNLVLVFAREA